Proteins encoded in a region of the Bacillus sp. T3 genome:
- the cysK gene encoding cysteine synthase A — protein sequence MSRVANSVAELVGQTPIVKLNRVVDENSADVYLKLEYFNPGSSVKDRIALSMIEAAEAEGSLKPGDTIIEPTSGNTGIGLAMIAAAKGYRAILVMPETMSLERRNLLRAYGAELVLTPGPEGMGGAIRKAEELAKENGYFVPQQFNNFANPEVHKNTTAKEIVEQVGGQLDAFIAGIGTGGTITGVGQVLREEIPGVKVYAVEPSDSPVLSGGKPGPHKIQGIGAGFIPKVLDTKIYDEIIQITTDQAYEAARNTASKEGILAGVSGGAAISAALKVAKQLGKGKKVLAIIPDNGERYFSTPLYQFEE from the coding sequence ATGTCACGTGTAGCAAATTCTGTAGCAGAATTAGTAGGACAAACACCGATCGTAAAATTAAATCGTGTAGTAGATGAGAACAGTGCTGATGTTTATTTAAAGTTAGAGTACTTTAATCCAGGAAGCAGTGTAAAAGATCGTATTGCTTTATCGATGATTGAAGCTGCAGAAGCAGAGGGTAGCTTAAAACCAGGCGATACAATTATTGAGCCTACAAGTGGAAATACAGGAATTGGTTTAGCAATGATTGCTGCTGCTAAAGGATATAGAGCTATTTTAGTAATGCCTGAAACAATGAGCTTAGAACGTCGTAATTTACTTCGTGCTTATGGAGCTGAATTAGTATTAACTCCTGGACCTGAAGGAATGGGCGGTGCAATTCGCAAAGCAGAAGAGCTTGCAAAAGAAAATGGCTACTTCGTTCCTCAACAATTTAACAACTTTGCAAACCCAGAAGTTCACAAAAATACAACCGCAAAAGAAATCGTTGAACAAGTTGGCGGACAATTAGATGCATTTATCGCAGGTATTGGAACAGGTGGTACCATTACTGGTGTCGGTCAAGTTCTTCGTGAAGAAATTCCTGGAGTTAAAGTATATGCAGTAGAACCTTCTGATTCACCAGTATTATCAGGTGGAAAACCAGGTCCTCATAAAATCCAAGGTATTGGAGCAGGCTTTATACCAAAAGTATTGGATACGAAGATTTACGATGAAATAATTCAGATTACTACTGATCAAGCGTATGAAGCAGCTCGAAATACTGCAAGCAAAGAAGGAATTCTTGCGGGAGTATCTGGTGGAGCAGCCATTTCTGCCGCTTTAAAAGTAGCAAAACAACTAGGTAAAGGTAAGAAAGTATTAGCAATTATACCTGATAATGGTGAGCGTTACTTTAGTACTCCACTTTACCAGTTTGAAGAATAG